In one window of Henckelia pumila isolate YLH828 chromosome 1, ASM3356847v2, whole genome shotgun sequence DNA:
- the LOC140877073 gene encoding probably inactive leucine-rich repeat receptor-like protein kinase At5g48380, with protein sequence MMAPLSELMFCFQARPTLVIISIWFILTESICFAAQSDVDCLISIKNSLEDPNNYLRNSWNFNNITNGYICKFTGIECWHDDENKVLNIKLPDMGLRGEFPQGIVNCSSLTGLDLSHNNIRGNIPNNISNLTTYLTTLDLSFNQLSGEIPEDLAKCQYLNLLKLDNNQLSGQIPPQIALLNRIKTFSVANNKLTGPVPSFFNTTIPAESYAGNVGLCGGPLGSCQNVSKKTRAPAIVAAAVAGVVIAALGVGIGMFFYLRKVSRTKKDEDPLGNKWARSIKGTKHTKLKMFDKAVSKMNLRDLMKATNDFSKENIIGSGRTGTMYKAVLEDGTSLMVKRLQDTQHSEKEFMSEMATLGSVKHRNLVPLLGFCMTKKERLLVYKNMPNGNLHDKLHEVTDGGKVMDWPPRLKIAIGAAKGFAWLHHTCNPRIIHRNISSKCILLDVDYEPKISDFGLARLMNPVDTHLSTFVNGDFGELGYVAPEYTRTLTATPKGDVYSFGVVLLELVTGEKPNYVKRAPESFKGNLVEWISQLSSTSTLQDSVDTALKGKGYDNELLQFLKVACNCVVPGPKERPTMFEVYQLLRAIGQKYSFTTEDDILALSDVGDTEQLVELIVARDS encoded by the exons ATGATGGCCCCTTTATCAGAATTAATGTTCTGTTTTCAAGCACGTCCTACTCTTGTTATAATCTCTATTTGGTTTATCCTAACCGAATCAATCTGCTTTGCCGCTCAAAGTGACGTGGACTGTCTGATATCCATAAAAAATTCTTTGGAAGACCCAAACAACTACTTGAGAAATTCATGGAATTTCAATAATATTACCAATGGATATATATGTAAGTTTACTGGCATTGAGTGCTGGCACGACGATGAGAATAAGGTTCTAAATATCAAGCTACCGGACATGGGACTTAGGGGAGAGTTTCCTCAAGGAATTGTTAATTGCTCATCGTTGACTGGCTTAGATCTTTCGCACAACAACATCCGTGGTAACATTCCAAACAATATCTCAAACTTGACTACATATCTGACGACACTCGACCTATCATTCAATCAGTTATCGGGAGAGATCCCCGAGGATCTTGCCAAATGCCAATACTTGAATTTACTTAAACTCGACAACAACCAATTGAGCGGTCAAATCCCTCCTCAGATCGCCCTACTTAACCGAATCAAGACGTTTTCGGTGGCAAACAACAAATTGACTGGTCCGGTTCCATCGTTTTTCAATACAACTATTCCAGCTGAGAGCTATGCAGGTAATGTGGGGCTGTGTGGTGGTCCTTTGGGCTCATGTCAGAATGTTTCAAAGAAAACCCGTGCTCCGGCAATTGTTGCGGCAGCTGTTGCTGGTGTGGTTATTGCAGCTTTAGGTGTTGGAATTGGCATGTTTTTCTATTTGCGTAAGGTGTCGAGAACAAAGAAGGATGAAGATCCTCTGGGCAACAAATGGGCAAGGAGTATCAAGGGCACCAAACACACTAAG CTTAAAATGTTTGACAAAGCGGTGTCTAAAATGAACTTACGAGATCTCATGAAGGCCACTAATGACTTCAGCAAAGAAAATATTATCGGGTCAGGAAGAACTGGAACGATGTACAAAGCAGTACTTGAAGATGGAACCTCTCTTATGGTGAAGAGATTGCAGGATACTCAACACTCGGAAAAAGAATTTATGTCTGAAATGGCTACTCTAGGAAGCGTGAAACACCGCAACCTGGTCCCACTTCTTGGTTTTTGTATGACTAAGAAGGAAAGACTCCTAGTCTATAAGAACATGCCAAATGGAAACCTTCATGATAAGCTGCATGAAGTAACTGATGGTGGAAAAGTTATGGACTGGCCTCCCAGGCTCAAAATTGCGATTGGGGCAGCAAAAGGATTCGCATGGCTCCACCATACTTGTAATCCTCGTATAATTCACCGAAATATCAGTTCGAAATGCATACTGCTGGACGTGGATTACGAGCCCAAAATCTCTGATTTTGGACTTGCTAGGCTCATGAATCCCGTTGACACTCATTTGAGCACGTTTGTGAATGGTGATTTCGGGGAGTTGGGGTACGTTGCTCCCGAATATACTAGAACTTTAACAGCCACCCCAAAAGGCGATGTCTATAGTTTTGGGGTCGTGCTACTGGAGTTGGTGACCGGGGAGAAACCAAATTATGTCAAAAGAGCCCCCGAAAGCTTCAAGGGGAATCTAGTTGAATGGATTTCGCAACTCTCAAGTACCTCTACGCTTCAAGATTCGGTCGACACAGCCTTGAAAGGAAAAGGTTATGATAACGAGCTACTCCAGTTTCTCAAGGTCGCCTGTAATTGTGTGGTTCCAGGTCCAAAAGAGAGGCCTACGATGTTCGAAGTTTACCAGCTTTTGAGAGCTATTGGACAAAAGTACAGTTTCACAACGGAAGACGACATTTTGGCGTTATCTGACGTTGGAGATACTGAACAACTCGTGGAACTCATAGTTGCTCGCGATTCATGA